Proteins encoded together in one Variovorax paradoxus EPS window:
- a CDS encoding DUF4124 domain-containing protein — translation MRTRDHGKPHRLLAAASFFLVAFAAVGVAHAQGKDVPAGSIYTCTDAQGRTLTADRPIPACNDREQRELSPSGLTRRKIEPTYSAREMAEREDRAREAAVQAAKATDERRRERALLVRYPSPASHDRERKEALSQVDAVIQAAQKRIAELSEDRQKIDEELEFYKKDTSKAPGAMRRKLEDNTQSVAVQNRFIAEQEEEKKRVNARFDEERGRLKPLWGPAPSAAAAAASR, via the coding sequence ATGCGCACACGCGATCACGGCAAGCCCCACCGCCTGCTGGCGGCGGCATCGTTTTTCCTGGTGGCCTTTGCTGCTGTTGGCGTTGCGCATGCACAGGGCAAGGACGTGCCCGCCGGCAGCATCTACACCTGCACCGATGCGCAGGGCCGCACGCTCACGGCGGACCGTCCGATTCCTGCCTGCAACGACCGCGAGCAGCGCGAGCTGAGCCCGAGCGGCCTCACGCGCCGCAAGATCGAACCGACGTACTCGGCGCGCGAAATGGCCGAGCGTGAAGACCGCGCCCGCGAAGCCGCGGTGCAGGCCGCCAAGGCAACCGACGAGCGCCGCCGCGAGCGCGCGCTGCTGGTGCGCTACCCGAGCCCCGCCTCGCACGATCGCGAGCGCAAAGAAGCGCTGTCGCAGGTCGATGCCGTGATCCAGGCGGCGCAGAAGCGCATCGCCGAACTGAGCGAAGACCGCCAGAAGATCGACGAGGAGCTCGAGTTCTACAAGAAGGACACGAGCAAGGCGCCGGGCGCGATGCGCCGCAAGCTCGAAGACAACACGCAGAGCGTGGCGGTGCAAAACCGCTTCATTGCCGAGCAGGAAGAAGAGAAGAAGCGGGTGAATGCGCGCTTCGATGAAGAGCGTGGGCGGTTGAAGCCGCTGTGGGGACCCGCCCCGAGCGCAGCCGCAGCAGCAGCA